From Lentisphaera araneosa HTCC2155, the proteins below share one genomic window:
- a CDS encoding AMP-dependent synthetase/ligase, which yields MNTAKDIIDTSVSTVSELLELGMKNSPTTALLNDWTGKSWKTLSYYEFYETVHKIAYSMQSLKLEPQAKIAVFLSNNSRFCLYDVAISLAGFVSVPLHLTFNDQSISYVLQHSDASLCIVNGKEQYNRLKALQPEMRFILSDEEVPGELYGPQLIANAQETQLPESTGESPLTIIYTSGTTGQPKGVLLEHKNLITLNSIIVADLDDCIKKHDREISFLPLSHIFAKSAIYRWLYHGTSVYFTNPDQIMMHIAMVKPQTFSTVPHLLEKIYLHIANGAENNPQVDPEIYNKAFEFAHVYDASNPEHQVMHQAFSPIYQAWQNIFGGELTFICSGGAHLRTELCRFLNNAGIPILEGYGMTEAPVISVNPFRAPKPGTAGRAFSETNIKIAEDGEILVSGPQIMETYYKDAEATDDVLKDGWLHTGDIGYLDDEGYLFITDRKKNIFKMSTGKFVIPTPLETALKADPFIAHALVIGEDKRFCSALIFPEITLLPRFAKKLQHDTIDVHAICQSPQLTAYYQQRIDQANEQLPKWSQIKKFKIIHEELSPLNGLLTATLKVKRKAVKINYDHIIQEIYQK from the coding sequence ATGAATACGGCAAAAGATATTATAGACACTTCTGTATCTACGGTTTCAGAACTCTTAGAGCTAGGAATGAAAAATTCGCCTACGACTGCCTTACTCAACGATTGGACTGGCAAATCTTGGAAAACTCTAAGCTACTATGAATTCTACGAAACAGTTCACAAAATTGCCTACTCCATGCAATCACTTAAATTAGAACCTCAAGCGAAAATCGCCGTCTTCCTCAGCAACAATTCTCGTTTTTGCCTCTACGATGTGGCTATCTCACTCGCGGGCTTCGTTTCAGTCCCACTTCACCTCACCTTTAATGACCAATCCATCTCTTATGTTTTGCAACACAGCGATGCCAGCCTCTGCATCGTCAATGGCAAAGAACAGTACAATCGCCTCAAAGCACTCCAACCCGAAATGAGATTCATCCTCAGCGACGAAGAAGTTCCCGGTGAACTCTATGGCCCGCAGCTCATTGCCAATGCTCAAGAAACTCAGCTCCCCGAATCTACAGGCGAATCCCCCCTCACGATTATTTATACTTCTGGAACCACGGGCCAACCCAAAGGCGTATTGCTTGAGCATAAAAACCTCATCACCCTGAACTCCATCATTGTTGCAGATTTAGATGACTGCATCAAAAAACACGATCGCGAAATCAGCTTCCTCCCCTTGAGCCATATTTTTGCGAAATCCGCAATCTACCGTTGGCTCTATCACGGCACCAGTGTCTACTTCACGAATCCCGACCAAATCATGATGCATATTGCCATGGTCAAACCACAAACTTTCTCCACTGTCCCTCACCTCTTAGAAAAAATCTATTTGCACATCGCCAATGGTGCGGAAAACAACCCCCAAGTGGATCCCGAAATTTATAACAAGGCTTTTGAATTTGCCCATGTTTACGATGCCAGCAATCCCGAACACCAAGTCATGCACCAAGCCTTCTCCCCCATCTACCAAGCTTGGCAGAATATCTTTGGCGGCGAACTCACCTTCATCTGCAGTGGCGGTGCTCACCTTCGCACCGAGCTCTGTCGCTTCTTAAATAATGCCGGCATCCCCATCCTCGAGGGCTACGGCATGACCGAAGCTCCCGTTATATCAGTCAATCCCTTCAGAGCGCCCAAACCAGGCACGGCCGGACGCGCTTTCAGTGAAACCAATATCAAGATTGCCGAAGATGGCGAGATCCTAGTGAGTGGTCCACAAATCATGGAAACCTATTATAAAGATGCCGAAGCCACAGACGACGTCCTCAAAGATGGCTGGCTCCACACCGGCGACATCGGTTACCTCGATGACGAGGGCTACCTCTTCATCACCGATCGCAAGAAAAACATTTTCAAAATGTCTACGGGAAAATTTGTCATTCCCACGCCTCTGGAAACCGCTCTCAAAGCCGACCCTTTTATTGCCCATGCCCTGGTCATTGGCGAAGACAAGCGTTTCTGTTCGGCACTCATCTTCCCAGAGATCACCCTACTTCCGCGCTTTGCCAAAAAACTGCAACACGACACCATCGATGTTCACGCCATCTGCCAAAGCCCTCAGCTCACAGCTTATTATCAGCAGCGCATTGACCAAGCCAACGAGCAATTGCCCAAGTGGTCACAAATCAAAAAATTCAAAATCATTCACGAAGAGCTCAGCCCCCTCAATGGCTTGCTCACTGCAACGCTCAAAGTGAAACGCAAAGCCGTCAAAATCAATTACGATCACATCATTCAAGAAATCTACCAAAAATAA
- a CDS encoding 3-hydroxyacyl-CoA dehydrogenase/enoyl-CoA hydratase family protein, with amino-acid sequence MSKIKHIAVLGSGVMGSQIAAHFANCGFSVALLDLTSAGPKPSAISEGAVKKLLKINPSPLYSPSVIENIFPGNFDDHLEHLDEADLIIEAVIEDLAIKQNLWSQICKYVKADAILATNTSGLPLKDITKNLSNKSLKRFLGVHFFNPPRYQKLLELIPGPKTQDGLLEEFAEFARLHLGKGIVVAKDTPNFIGNRIGCYAMQKSMIPLFEDGFTIEEIDLLTGPLMGRPKSATFRTLDLIGVDTILYVTSNLHSAIKKDECRNEFIMPTEIKKMVKQGQLGAKTKKGFYSKVDGEIRSINFGDYSYQSPKEISLENIHAYKKIPDLGKRLRALYDDPGRVGDFYRKFLLALMSYSARRIPEICHNHQDIDKAMKWGWAWQMGPFEIWQAIGFKKILNDLKGSVYTLPEWITRIDPEVGFTKSKSPFADQFTIKEKRMRLIKDYKDARLLNWKQGICVFEFTGKANTISSRVLDGIIDAVKLVEDKEEFKGILIANDSSMFSAGANLAEMAGHVQNRDFAPINEVVNKFQQMSQVVHYASKPVIPVVQGRALGGACEIIMAAPHAVVAQESYMGLVELGVGLIPAGGGTMRMAKLAATMAGEQKAFLVEPFLRQNWLTIAMAKVSASGLDAQSKRYLNPNATLVTNAERRLHVAAQLLLQLSELPYSSPRPSKFLALGANAASTFKAGAYNMLQSQFISKYDYFLACKLAHIICGGNLTRASMVDEQYILDLEREVFLSLLGEAKTLARIESILKFNRPLRN; translated from the coding sequence ATGAGTAAAATTAAGCACATAGCCGTATTAGGCTCTGGTGTTATGGGTTCTCAAATTGCGGCGCACTTCGCAAATTGTGGTTTTTCAGTTGCCCTCCTCGATCTCACCAGCGCGGGCCCCAAACCCTCTGCTATCAGTGAAGGCGCTGTCAAAAAATTACTTAAGATCAACCCATCCCCACTCTATAGTCCAAGCGTTATCGAAAATATCTTCCCCGGCAATTTTGACGATCACCTCGAGCACCTCGACGAAGCTGACCTCATCATAGAAGCGGTTATCGAAGATCTCGCCATCAAACAAAATCTTTGGAGTCAAATCTGTAAATACGTCAAAGCAGATGCCATCCTCGCCACCAACACCAGCGGACTACCCCTCAAAGACATCACAAAAAATCTCTCAAACAAATCACTCAAGCGTTTCCTCGGCGTGCATTTCTTTAATCCCCCACGCTACCAGAAACTGCTCGAACTCATCCCGGGCCCAAAAACCCAAGATGGCTTGCTCGAAGAATTTGCCGAGTTCGCACGCCTGCACCTCGGCAAGGGCATTGTCGTCGCCAAAGACACGCCGAATTTCATTGGCAACCGCATTGGTTGCTACGCCATGCAAAAATCCATGATCCCCCTATTTGAAGATGGCTTCACTATCGAAGAAATTGATCTCCTCACTGGTCCGCTCATGGGACGGCCAAAATCCGCTACCTTTAGAACCCTCGACCTCATTGGCGTCGATACCATTCTCTATGTCACCAGCAATCTCCATAGCGCCATCAAAAAAGATGAATGCCGCAATGAATTTATCATGCCCACCGAAATTAAAAAAATGGTCAAGCAGGGGCAATTGGGCGCCAAAACCAAAAAGGGCTTCTACTCGAAAGTCGATGGCGAGATCCGCTCCATCAACTTCGGTGATTACTCCTACCAAAGTCCCAAAGAAATCAGCCTCGAAAATATCCATGCCTACAAAAAGATCCCCGATTTGGGCAAACGCTTGCGCGCCCTCTACGATGATCCCGGTCGCGTCGGAGATTTCTACCGCAAGTTCTTATTAGCCCTCATGTCTTATTCCGCGCGACGCATCCCCGAGATCTGTCACAATCACCAAGACATTGATAAAGCCATGAAATGGGGCTGGGCTTGGCAAATGGGACCTTTTGAAATCTGGCAGGCCATCGGCTTCAAAAAAATCCTCAATGATCTCAAGGGATCGGTTTACACCCTTCCCGAATGGATTACTCGAATTGATCCTGAAGTGGGTTTCACTAAATCCAAATCTCCTTTCGCTGATCAATTCACTATCAAAGAAAAACGCATGCGTCTTATCAAAGATTACAAAGACGCACGCTTACTCAACTGGAAACAAGGCATCTGCGTCTTTGAATTCACTGGCAAGGCCAATACCATTAGCTCACGCGTCCTCGATGGCATTATCGATGCGGTCAAACTCGTGGAAGACAAAGAGGAATTTAAAGGCATCCTCATTGCCAATGATTCTAGCATGTTCTCCGCCGGTGCCAACCTCGCAGAAATGGCTGGCCACGTCCAAAACCGCGACTTCGCCCCCATCAATGAGGTGGTCAATAAATTCCAGCAAATGAGTCAAGTGGTGCACTACGCTTCCAAGCCAGTCATCCCCGTCGTCCAAGGACGGGCCCTCGGTGGCGCTTGCGAAATCATCATGGCTGCCCCCCATGCGGTTGTCGCCCAAGAATCCTACATGGGCTTAGTGGAGCTCGGCGTTGGCCTCATCCCTGCGGGTGGCGGTACCATGCGTATGGCCAAGCTCGCCGCCACCATGGCTGGCGAACAAAAAGCCTTCTTGGTTGAACCCTTCTTACGGCAAAATTGGCTCACCATTGCCATGGCAAAAGTCAGTGCCTCAGGATTAGACGCCCAAAGCAAGCGTTACCTCAACCCCAATGCCACTCTCGTCACCAATGCTGAAAGGCGTTTGCACGTGGCGGCACAATTACTCTTGCAATTGAGTGAACTGCCTTATAGCTCACCGCGCCCCTCCAAGTTCTTAGCACTCGGCGCCAATGCCGCCAGTACTTTCAAGGCGGGGGCTTATAATATGCTGCAGAGTCAGTTCATCAGTAAATACGATTATTTCCTCGCCTGTAAACTCGCCCATATCATCTGCGGGGGAAACCTCACCCGCGCCTCGATGGTTGACGAGCAATACATCCTCGACTTAGAACGCGAAGTCTTCCTCTCACTCCTAGGAGAAGCCAAAACCCTGGCTCGAATAGAGAGTATCTTAAAATTCAACCGCCCACTGCGAAACTAA
- a CDS encoding thiolase family protein — MNNVYIVSSVRTPVGKANRGSLAHVPPVDYATAAFKGAVNKVDNLHLEDIEDLMLGSATPEAEQGMNMAMQVGQAAGLGNKITGVTINRFCASGLQSIAMAHQAIACGHASVLAAGGCESMSLLTLGGNNFVANPKLNDIFPDAYLNMGNTAEAVAKQYNVSRTSMDKFSLRSHENALKAIEQGYFKEEIIPLDLEVNHYKDGNLHTRKFRFSIDEGPRAGSSIESLAKLPAVFRAGGSVTAASSSQMSDGAAFSVLVNEQTLQERNLTPRAKLIGFAVAPVTARLMGMGPVAAIPKVLKQTGLSLKDIELIELNEAFASQSIAVINELGLNPDIVNVNGGAIALGHPLGCTGAKLTATLLHEMERRSLRYGMVTMCVGGGMGAAGIFENLRI; from the coding sequence ATGAATAATGTCTACATAGTCAGCTCAGTTAGAACTCCCGTGGGTAAAGCCAATCGTGGGAGCCTCGCCCACGTCCCTCCTGTAGATTACGCGACCGCCGCCTTCAAAGGCGCTGTGAATAAAGTCGATAATCTCCATCTCGAGGACATCGAGGATCTCATGCTTGGCTCCGCAACTCCTGAAGCTGAACAAGGAATGAACATGGCCATGCAAGTCGGTCAAGCGGCGGGCCTTGGCAACAAAATCACCGGCGTCACCATCAACCGCTTTTGTGCCTCGGGCTTGCAATCCATTGCCATGGCCCACCAAGCCATTGCCTGTGGTCACGCCAGCGTCTTAGCAGCCGGTGGCTGTGAATCCATGAGCCTACTCACTCTCGGTGGCAATAATTTCGTCGCCAACCCAAAACTCAATGATATCTTCCCCGATGCCTACCTGAATATGGGCAATACTGCCGAAGCGGTCGCCAAGCAATATAATGTTTCGCGGACGAGCATGGATAAATTCTCACTGCGCTCACACGAGAACGCCCTCAAGGCTATTGAGCAAGGTTATTTTAAAGAGGAAATCATTCCCCTCGATCTCGAAGTCAATCATTATAAAGACGGCAACCTGCACACACGCAAATTCCGCTTTAGCATTGACGAAGGTCCCCGCGCTGGTTCCTCCATCGAGAGCTTGGCTAAGCTGCCTGCCGTTTTCCGTGCAGGTGGTTCCGTCACGGCGGCGAGCTCTTCGCAAATGTCCGATGGCGCCGCCTTCTCAGTCTTGGTCAATGAGCAAACCCTCCAGGAACGCAATCTCACTCCACGAGCCAAACTCATTGGCTTTGCCGTGGCCCCCGTAACCGCACGCCTCATGGGCATGGGTCCTGTGGCTGCCATTCCCAAAGTTCTCAAGCAAACTGGCTTATCCCTCAAAGATATTGAGCTCATTGAACTCAACGAAGCCTTTGCCTCACAATCCATTGCCGTGATCAACGAACTCGGCTTAAATCCCGACATCGTCAATGTCAATGGCGGCGCCATTGCCCTCGGTCACCCCCTCGGTTGCACCGGAGCCAAACTCACTGCCACCCTGCTCCACGAAATGGAACGACGTTCACTTCGCTACGGCATGGTCACCATGTGCGTTGGTGGTGGCATGGGCGCAGCAGGAATTTTTGAAAACCTAAGAATATAA
- a CDS encoding acyl-CoA dehydrogenase, with amino-acid sequence MNYLANTPLYISIPIFVIVLLVLAYRNLPGFLWAIASLIFVAGYSSSFVPPLIVLAVFAIFIVPPIRCALISKPVMTFLGKIGLLPAISQTEREAIDAGTVWVEKEFFSGSPDFKRILSQPYPSLTAEEQAFMDGPVEELCKMVSDYDVACRGDLTPETWEFIKKSGFLSMIIPKEYGGLAFSGLAVSSVCSKLASHCGPLSITVMVPNSLGPGELLSHFGTQEQKDHYLPRLADGREIPCFGLTEPMAGSDAGSISSHAEVFKKEDGELYLRFNFKKRYITLAAVSTVIGLAFKLRDPQNFLGKGEELGITCALIPSDAPGIHLGRRHDPLGSSFYNCPINGENVELPLEKHVIGGHSGVGIGWRMLMNCLSAGRAVTLPATSTGTSKMCNRAVGAYAKVRKQFGLSIGQFEGIQEAMCEVGGYNYMLEAARIYTCGGVDSGEKPSVVSALAKYHFTETVRTSINHAMDISGGSGISRGPKNIFANAYTSTPIAITVEGANILTRTMIIFGQGLIRCHPTAMDEVNAIESGDAAAFDKALWSHISFVVSNVTRAKLLTLTRGWLSPVPSGPFSKYLRRINWASSLFAVFADMAMGSYGGNLKRAERITGRFGDMLSWMYFACTVIKRYEHEGCKKEDLPHATWALDRCMENISTAFDGILQNIELPLLSPILKYIHRPFFRFNSFGSGPDDKTGQKIALAMMTPGEQRDRFSYGMYIPSSEREGLGKLEEAFVDLVKSEELFDKIKKSGVKAKHPSAMIKEGFANSSITAEQVDFLKQTVEKCEAAIQVDEFELDDYLHTRSPTALT; translated from the coding sequence ATGAACTACCTAGCCAACACACCGCTCTACATATCAATCCCCATTTTCGTGATTGTTCTTTTGGTCTTGGCATATAGGAACCTGCCGGGATTTCTTTGGGCGATTGCCTCGCTCATCTTTGTGGCTGGCTATAGTTCGAGCTTTGTGCCTCCCCTCATTGTGCTTGCGGTCTTCGCAATTTTCATTGTCCCCCCCATACGCTGTGCACTCATTTCCAAACCCGTCATGACTTTCCTCGGAAAGATCGGCCTCTTGCCCGCTATTTCACAAACCGAACGCGAAGCCATTGATGCCGGCACGGTTTGGGTCGAAAAAGAATTCTTTTCTGGTTCTCCCGACTTCAAACGCATCCTCTCTCAGCCCTACCCCTCACTCACCGCCGAGGAACAAGCCTTCATGGATGGCCCCGTGGAAGAACTCTGCAAAATGGTCAGTGATTATGATGTCGCTTGCCGTGGTGACCTCACCCCCGAGACTTGGGAATTCATCAAAAAATCCGGCTTCCTCTCGATGATCATCCCCAAGGAATATGGCGGTCTCGCTTTTTCCGGACTTGCCGTCAGCTCCGTTTGCTCGAAACTCGCCTCTCATTGTGGTCCCCTGAGTATTACTGTCATGGTGCCCAACTCCCTGGGCCCAGGTGAATTGCTCTCCCATTTCGGCACCCAAGAACAAAAAGATCATTACTTACCACGCTTAGCCGATGGTCGCGAGATCCCCTGCTTTGGCCTGACCGAGCCCATGGCAGGTTCCGATGCCGGATCCATTTCCTCCCATGCCGAAGTCTTTAAAAAAGAAGATGGCGAACTCTATCTGCGCTTTAACTTCAAAAAGCGTTACATCACCCTCGCTGCAGTCTCCACCGTCATTGGCCTTGCCTTTAAATTGCGGGACCCGCAAAACTTCTTGGGCAAAGGTGAAGAACTCGGCATTACTTGTGCCCTCATTCCCAGTGATGCCCCCGGCATTCACCTCGGTCGTCGTCACGATCCCCTCGGCTCCTCTTTCTATAACTGCCCCATCAATGGCGAGAATGTGGAACTCCCCCTCGAAAAACACGTCATTGGTGGCCACAGTGGCGTTGGCATTGGCTGGCGCATGCTCATGAACTGCCTCTCCGCTGGACGCGCTGTCACCCTGCCTGCTACCTCGACTGGTACCAGCAAGATGTGCAACCGTGCCGTGGGTGCCTATGCTAAAGTCCGCAAGCAATTTGGGCTCTCCATTGGGCAATTCGAAGGCATCCAAGAAGCCATGTGCGAAGTCGGTGGCTACAACTACATGCTCGAAGCCGCCCGCATCTACACTTGCGGTGGAGTCGATAGCGGCGAAAAACCCTCCGTGGTTTCCGCCCTCGCTAAATATCACTTCACCGAGACCGTGCGCACCTCCATTAATCACGCCATGGATATCAGTGGCGGCTCAGGTATTTCTCGAGGCCCCAAAAATATCTTTGCCAACGCCTACACTTCCACTCCCATTGCCATAACCGTGGAAGGCGCCAATATCCTCACCCGCACCATGATTATTTTTGGTCAAGGACTGATTCGCTGTCACCCCACTGCCATGGATGAAGTCAACGCCATCGAGAGTGGCGATGCCGCCGCTTTTGATAAAGCCCTTTGGTCACACATTTCCTTTGTGGTTTCTAACGTCACCCGTGCCAAGTTGCTCACTTTGACCCGCGGTTGGCTTAGCCCCGTGCCCTCTGGCCCCTTCAGCAAATACTTGCGTCGCATCAATTGGGCTTCCTCACTCTTTGCGGTCTTCGCAGATATGGCCATGGGTTCTTATGGCGGCAACTTAAAACGCGCCGAACGCATCACTGGCCGTTTTGGTGATATGCTCTCCTGGATGTACTTCGCCTGCACAGTGATCAAACGCTATGAACATGAAGGTTGCAAAAAAGAAGATCTCCCCCATGCCACTTGGGCCCTAGATCGCTGCATGGAAAATATCTCCACTGCCTTTGATGGCATCTTGCAAAATATTGAGCTCCCCCTCCTCAGTCCCATCCTCAAATATATCCATCGCCCCTTCTTCCGCTTCAATAGCTTTGGTTCGGGACCCGATGATAAAACTGGCCAAAAGATTGCCCTCGCGATGATGACTCCCGGTGAGCAACGCGATCGCTTCTCCTATGGCATGTATATCCCCAGTTCGGAACGCGAGGGCCTCGGTAAACTCGAAGAAGCCTTCGTCGACTTAGTCAAATCCGAGGAACTCTTCGATAAAATCAAGAAGTCCGGCGTCAAAGCCAAGCATCCCAGTGCAATGATCAAGGAAGGCTTTGCTAATAGCTCCATCACTGCTGAGCAAGTCGATTTCCTCAAGCAAACTGTAGAGAAATGCGAAGCCGCCATCCAAGTCGACGAATTCGAACTCGACGACTACCTCCACACCCGCAGCCCCACCGCACTCACTTAA
- a CDS encoding IS110 family transposase: MDSYKKSLSICLTKIGQHQFTETTGLYLTEFDIYVVHPTTASKFAKTFHLSGAKSDRADTKSLLELYLKHPDKVQKVDSSFSKGKLKRLNIKRRDLVGDRTRLTNQLTALLKIYYPNALKVVGNHLYADMFLDFLDKYPSPQDVINAHQIGITKFFNKRSTKHSKTKERVQILRSSIIVVNDEDELDYYIFEIQQFCHKIRSLNKVIKAYDEKIEQAYRSNEDYEMFQSFPGADPSIGPRLMAFFGGDRDKFKSVNEVLKISEIAPVTIQSGKMNIVRRRFSCDRFTPLSFVEFANNSIRSSIWVHEFYYHKKALNIPHFTILRALAYKWIRIMYRCWKTRTPYNEKTYLEVLAQRRPAWFQKFVN, encoded by the coding sequence CTGGATAGCTACAAAAAGAGTTTATCTATCTGTTTAACTAAAATTGGTCAACACCAATTTACAGAAACAACGGGACTCTATCTCACGGAGTTTGATATCTATGTGGTTCATCCTACGACTGCTTCAAAGTTTGCTAAAACATTTCATTTGAGTGGTGCTAAAAGTGACCGAGCAGATACTAAATCATTACTTGAACTGTATTTAAAACATCCTGATAAAGTTCAAAAAGTAGACTCATCTTTTTCAAAGGGGAAACTGAAGCGACTTAATATAAAAAGGCGTGATTTAGTAGGTGATAGAACTCGTTTAACTAATCAATTAACTGCGTTATTGAAGATTTATTACCCAAACGCCCTCAAAGTCGTGGGCAATCATTTATATGCAGATATGTTTCTAGACTTTTTAGATAAATATCCAAGCCCGCAGGATGTCATTAATGCTCATCAAATCGGCATTACCAAATTCTTTAACAAACGCAGTACCAAGCATAGTAAAACAAAAGAGAGAGTTCAAATATTACGCTCCTCCATAATTGTTGTTAATGATGAAGATGAGTTGGATTACTACATATTTGAGATACAACAATTCTGCCACAAAATCAGGAGTTTAAATAAGGTCATTAAAGCTTATGACGAAAAAATTGAGCAAGCTTATCGCAGTAATGAGGACTATGAAATGTTTCAATCTTTCCCAGGAGCAGACCCTAGTATCGGCCCACGTCTTATGGCTTTCTTTGGGGGCGATCGAGATAAATTTAAGTCTGTAAATGAGGTCCTTAAAATTAGTGAAATAGCTCCTGTGACAATTCAGAGTGGAAAAATGAATATTGTCCGAAGACGTTTTTCATGTGATAGGTTCACTCCACTTAGTTTTGTGGAGTTCGCAAATAATTCCATAAGATCGTCAATATGGGTACATGAATTTTATTATCATAAGAAAGCTCTTAACATACCTCATTTCACTATACTTAGAGCTTTGGCCTACAAATGGATTCGTATCATGTATCGCTGCTGGAAAACGAGAACTCCATATAATGAAAAGACCTATCTAGAAGTATTGGCGCAAAGACGACCTGCATGGTTTCAGAAATTCGTTAATTAA
- a CDS encoding IS256 family transposase has protein sequence MHHSTQENSSVLLEMIQQVTENGESGMLEAMRVLLNEAMKVERSNSLEADPYERNESRLGYANGYKNKTVNTRLGAMKLNIPQVRGEIDFYPSSLEKGLRSERALMTAMAESYIQGTSTRKVTKLLEKICGLSVSKSQVSRVVTELDESLEKWRNRPLGKYSYLLVDARYEKVRVDKTVRDCALLIAYGIDESGKRSVLGTSVSLSEAEVHWRNFFLSLNARGLHGLKMITSDSHSGLKAALKTVFGSIPWQRCQFHLQQNAGAYVPKKAMRSEVAQDIRDIFNAPSKLEAERLLKLTCLKYEEKASHLSEWMESALPEGFSVFDLERSCWTKLRTTNMVERQNREILRRTRTVSIFPNEASLLRLASAILMELDETWIATKRVYLSV, from the coding sequence CTACACAAGAAAACAGTAGCGTCTTATTAGAAATGATCCAACAAGTTACAGAAAACGGCGAAAGCGGAATGCTTGAAGCGATGAGAGTTTTATTAAATGAAGCGATGAAAGTGGAGAGAAGTAATTCTCTTGAAGCTGATCCATATGAACGTAATGAAAGTCGCTTGGGTTATGCTAATGGCTATAAAAATAAAACTGTAAACACTCGACTTGGAGCAATGAAGCTTAATATCCCTCAAGTCAGAGGTGAAATTGATTTTTATCCAAGTTCTTTGGAGAAAGGCTTGCGAAGTGAACGAGCTTTAATGACAGCTATGGCAGAGAGTTATATTCAGGGGACATCGACTAGAAAGGTGACTAAACTTTTAGAGAAAATATGTGGTCTATCTGTAAGTAAATCACAGGTATCCCGTGTGGTAACTGAGCTAGATGAGAGTTTAGAAAAGTGGCGCAACCGTCCTTTAGGTAAATATTCTTATCTTTTGGTGGATGCGAGATACGAGAAGGTTAGAGTAGATAAGACTGTTCGAGATTGTGCTTTACTTATTGCCTATGGAATAGATGAATCAGGAAAACGTTCAGTCCTCGGAACAAGTGTTTCTTTAAGTGAAGCGGAAGTTCATTGGAGGAACTTTTTTCTGTCATTGAATGCTCGAGGACTCCATGGCCTCAAGATGATTACCAGTGATAGTCATTCGGGCCTAAAAGCAGCGTTAAAGACTGTATTTGGTTCTATCCCATGGCAGAGATGTCAATTTCACTTACAGCAAAATGCTGGTGCTTATGTCCCTAAGAAAGCTATGCGCTCAGAAGTAGCTCAAGATATTAGAGATATCTTTAATGCACCTTCAAAGCTTGAGGCTGAAAGGCTTTTAAAGCTTACTTGCTTAAAGTATGAAGAAAAGGCTTCACATTTATCTGAATGGATGGAATCTGCACTTCCTGAAGGCTTTTCTGTATTCGATCTCGAGCGTTCTTGTTGGACAAAACTGAGAACGACCAATATGGTTGAAAGACAGAATCGAGAAATTCTCAGGCGAACTAGAACCGTATCTATATTCCCAAATGAAGCTTCACTTCTTAGATTAGCATCCGCTATTCTTATGGAATTAGATGAAACCTGGATAGCTACAAAAAGAGTTTATCTATCTGTTTAA